TGCAGACAGACATACGTACGTGTCTGTAtgtatatacacacatatatgcGACAAGTTTGGAATTTTCAACACATTTTTCAAATTTGTGAGAAAATAACCCAAGCCCATTTAAGGAAACATTAAAATATCAAACCGCTTCACGTTTTAATTTCAATTACAAAAATGTGACGCATTTAAGGTTCATGTTTACAAATATACCAACatacaattaatatatatatatatatatatatatatatatatatatatatatatatatatatatatatatatatatatatatatatatatatagagagagagagagagagagagagagagagaggaaaccTTGCAGAAGATAGAGCAGAAGAGATATGGGTCTTGCAGAGCTCTGTCACAGCTGATGCAGCCATTGTTTATGTTTCTACATGCTCTAGTTTGAGGCCTTGGATTTAAAAACACAACTTTCGCACTGTTTGTTGTATAAGactgtagagagagagagagagagagagagagagagattagacacaaaaaatgaaataaaaattgaTCAATTGAAGAACATGAAAAAGGTGACCAAACAAGAAGacgaaatttataattaaatttaagtaCATAAACTCTCACCTGAACATAAGAACAATCCATTAATTTCTCAGCATCTCCAACCCTAATAACGTCATGATACACATACCTCCTTATCTACGTACACAACAATATATAATTAACATTAAATTCAAAAGAAATGAAGGAATTTATTTCGATTCGTGAATTGTAATTTGAAAAACCTGTAGGAGACGATGAGAGCCATGAGGGGTGAGACAGTGAGGGCAAATACCCTCGCAACAATCAAGACAGAATATGTTTTTCTCGTTCTTTTTTGCATCTTGGTGAATTATGCAAGCATTGTAGAATTTTTCAGAGAGAAGAGATTCGAGCCATGGAGGTAAGTTTGTCGAACATGATGATTCCTCCTGCAAATTATGAGTTGAAAAACATCAGACTTGATGAAACTTTCATTCAAGAAACTGGAAATTAAATTGAAGAAACCCACCATTTTTTCTTCAAGAACAGAAGTCGATAATTGGTAGGgttttgatgaagatgaagaacaaCGAAGGTCTGGCTATGGCTATGGCGATGGagagattttagagagagaaagagaagcgGCGCCTGCTGCAGAAAAGAAGCTAATATTATGGAGGAGGACTCTCCAATATTTAAAAAAGGTCTGCCTTTTTGGCTTCTTCTTGTAGACTTGGTGTAGTGTGTGTTTTTATTATTAcagataaaattatttttaatgtttatacCGAATATTTTTATGagtattaattaaactataaatTTTCCAATTccctttattaatttatttaagagATCTCTTTATTTAATACAAGTGACAAGAATCGAACCTAAGACATGATGTTTAAGTGAGACATCAAATCCGTTAAATTGACCACTAGGTCAACCCTAAAATGTTAATCTATAGATTTTTTGAGGATGATGTTTAATAAGATCTCTAATAGGACAAAATGAAATTTGGTTAAACTAATATGGTGGGATTTGATGATATGGCACTTTAATTCTACGGCTTAGGAAATGATATACTAGTTGAATTAATAAACCAAAAAATATTCAAAGTTTAACAATTGTTTTGATATTTTGTTGAAATTGGTAGATTTTGTAGTGGAAAATGGAGACGTATTGTGTCCTGCAGTGTAAGGGAGACATTTTGTGTTAATTTGACCAATACTGCATGTTTTCTTTATGGGAAATGATacaatttcttttaaaaagtaatattttttaaataatatgtTAGAACTATTTAttactttattatataaaaatctTGGTATATGTATTTACGTAAACGTAAAAGTCATTActttaacaaaataaataaataaataaataaataaataaataaataataactcGTATTGCATTATATAGAAAATTATTAATCCAACCATTTTGCCTAAGAACTTTTCGTTTTTTAGccaaaaatttagaaaaaattcCATTTTAGCTATTGAAAACTACGTTTTGCATGACTATTTTTAgctatttataaaattttaactaTTAATCAAGAAATAATTAGAGATTTTGGCTTGATTAGTTATCGATTCCGTTCTTTATAGATAGACAAAGAAAATATAAGatgaaaagttaaaaaaaaaaatcacaaattttGTTTCTTAACGTCTCCGATCAATGCGATTCATTTGTTATGGTCAATATTTTCCCATAACTTGGCATGATGCCTTTCCTTTCACATGAATACGTATAATACATACAATTGGACAGAATACATACAATTTGGCTATAAGGTATAATGGTCCACataataaacaatataaaatgcaATGCATGAGTACGCTAACAGCCCCATAGTCGGAACGAGAGGCCTCAAACGGACGTTTAGACTAGATCTGAAGTCAAGGAAAAGAGAGGACGATAGACATTTGATGAAGATATTCGCGTGTGGAAATGAAGATGGAACATGAAGTACCCGAATATGGTCCAATGTGACTTTGTCTCGCACAAAGTGAATGTCAATCTCGATATGTTTGGTGCGTTGGTGCTGAACATGATTCATCAAAAAATAAACAATACTGACATTATCGCAATATATCAAAGTTGCCATGAGGAGAGGATAATATAACTCTCACAGGAGATTGTGAAGCCAACTTTTTTCTACTACAACATTCACAACACCCCGATACTCGACTTCGACACTAGACCAAAATATCGTACCATGCCGCTTAGAGGTCTAGGACAGAAGATTCTGGCCAAGAAACACGTAATAAATTCCTCGAAGTAGATCGCCTAGAGGTGGGGCATCTTGCCCAATCAACCCACAAGATGGAGATACATACATATGTAGACCATGATGAAGAGTACCTCGAATGTAGCGTAGGATCCGTTTGAGAGCTGAGAAATGAGGCTCTTGAGGGTCATGCATGTagatgttgggtttttattcaaaaattagtttaaaaaataAGAGATTTTAGGAACGGAAGACTTTAAAATTAGAATAAACATAAAACTAGTTCATACCTATCATGGATCTTCTTGCAAAGCTTGAAAAGAAAACAAcaaccaaagaagaagaagaagaacataacaacctttgtagttgtGAATCCTCAAGGAGAGGCTAGAAAGTTGATAAACAATGAACGGACCTTTAAGATACCAACAATAATCCAACTTGATTTAAGctgctagtcttgtaaaactcttAAGCTCTTAATCTTTAAGTTCATATCTAAAGTATGAACTTAAAACGAGCATTTACAAGTAACTAAAACTCCAAGCTATTGCATGAAAGAGATGCGAGAAAAGGAAGAGAGAAATCCACATTTTTTTTGTCATCAATAATAACAAAAAATGAAAGCCTTTTGCATGATACAAAAGTCAAGGTATTAACCGGAAGGTCTTAACACTTTAAGACCTACCATGTCCCTAATGTTCTATACTCCATCAAGTAGTCCATGCATGCTTTCTTTAGAGTGAGTTCTTGTGATTAAATAAATGCAAAATCCATACCCTTTGTCCCCACGAGAACCTATGGTTCTAAGAGTAAAAATGAAAGCAACattataaattttataaacttcttttataaaataaaaaccttaaccttttgataaaaaaacaaaaagttcTGATGGTCCAAAAAGTTGTATACGATttaataaatcataccatatgatatattatgttacttgctaatgaaatttAATATTTCCATGGATAATTTtcaattaattataagagtttattgaatatttattaaaatcaatttctaataaataatcaatctaagagaatattttaatttaatcGTGAATTTTTTATAACATAGTTATCACAGTACAACGAGTGAGAAGGCAACAGACAACAAGATGTGTCGCTTAGTCTTTTTGTATAGTAAAACCAATTATTTTGAAGACTACATCTATAGATCTAAAGGATATAACATTGATATGCATGATTGTTGTAACAATAAATAAGATCAAAAGATTTTATAATAATGAGATGAATTACAGACAAGAACAATAAAGATCAAACGTGTGCTgaatgcttagattaaatgactCTAGAAGAGTTCTCAAGAACTTATCTGAAAGAGCATACgacaattagggttacaaaacgtTAACCCTAAAGATACATCCATGCACAATATTTGTAGTCTAAGCTACTAAGTAGATCCAAGAATGGACATGCCTAAACCGGAATAAATAAGACTATACTAGCACATATTTGACACAACATTAttaaacccaacaatctccccctttgtgtcaaattcCGAAGGAGAGTCTTCACTATTGCCTTCTCTGTGCGTTGAATAATTTGGGCATCAAATTCAGAAGGACGTTTCGGACACAAAGATACCAAGTAATCATATCCGAGAAGCATTTCAGATCAGTTGTTTTGTTCGCCTTGCAAGTTTCAACCATTGTGAGAATAATCTTCAGAGCAGTGGTTGAGTAGAGATGTTTGTCTCTCATAAAAGAACATACTCTTATGAAAATTTTCACTAGACTTTTGATTATACGCAACACTCCAGTGCTCTTTCTGAATAACTCCCAACTTCATCTTCTTAACGTCCCGAGGCTGCTCTTCGGGTTCCAAAATGGGCTTTTTCTACGACA
The genomic region above belongs to Lactuca sativa cultivar Salinas chromosome 4, Lsat_Salinas_v11, whole genome shotgun sequence and contains:
- the LOC111891829 gene encoding protein RGF1 INDUCIBLE TRANSCRIPTION FACTOR 1, producing MEESSCSTNLPPWLESLLSEKFYNACIIHQDAKKNEKNIFCLDCCEGICPHCLTPHGSHRLLQIRRYVYHDVIRVGDAEKLMDCSYVQSYTTNSAKVVFLNPRPQTRACRNINNGCISCDRALQDPYLFCSIFCKISHILRSEGMMSEYLHDCEVLTLPELGFDDGLMTPDSVLEPFISLRTSSGSSASCGAPGGGFDCRTIASTATTEIVRKKRSSKSAIRAAACLPVNSQPSELLGNRRKGVPRRSPFH